GCACCTCTTTTAAAAACAAAATTAAAAACAAAATAATTTTTTGTAGTTTTTCAATCCTTAGAACTTTTGCTTATAACCTTTGTAATTAACTTTTGCTTATAACCTTTGTAATTTGCTTTTGCTTATAACCTTTGTAATTTGCTTTTTAGCCTTCGTCGATCGTTTTCACGTCTCCTTCTACCCTTTTAAGCTCTTCTTTAATCTTTTTCATAACCCCTTCTGCAGCCATAATTCCGGTTGCAGCGGCATTGACTATGTCCCTTGAGAGCCCGGCTCCGTCTCCTGCTGCAAAGAGGTTTTTGATGCTGGTTTCCATCTGGCGGTCGACTTTCAGGTGCATGGCGTAGAACTTTACTTCAGGGGCGTAAAGCAGGGTTGAGTCCGAGGCAACACCGGGAATGATCTCGTTTAGGGTTTCAAGACCCTCGATTATATCCATAACAATCCTGTGTGGAAGAGCCATCGAGATGTCGCCGGGGGTGACGTCTTTTAATGTGTTTATAACCAGGTTTTTGGCAAGACGCTCCTTTGTAGAACGGCGCCCGCGCCTGAGGTCGGCCATGCGCTGGAGGACAGGCTTTCCTCCACCGATTGTTGTTGCAAGCTTTGCTATTGAACGGGCGTATTTGGTTGTGTTTTCCATGGGTTCGGTCAGTTCTATATGGACAAGAAATGCGAAATTGGTGTTTTCTGACTCCGTGTTTGCCATCGAATGCCCGTTAGTTGCAATAAAGTCTTCATATTCTTCCTTTACGACAAAGCCGCGCCGATTTGTGCAAAAAGTCCTGACAAAGTCATCATAGCGGCGGCTCTGGATATGGAACTTGGGGTCCCGGTTGATTTTCGTTACAGGGTCCATAATAATTGCAGGGACTTCCACCCTGACTCCTATGTCAATCCCCCCGTAACGGGCTTCTATATCATGTTTTTCAATCATATCTGAGACCCAGTTGCAGCCCCTTCTCCCCGGG
The Methanosarcina sp. WWM596 DNA segment above includes these coding regions:
- a CDS encoding NAD(P)/FAD-dependent oxidoreductase, which encodes MGDENQAVEIENVGSVYDVVIIGAGPAGMFSAYELAAGKLKILVIDMGRDIDKRLCSMKNRGYCMHCTPCEIMCGVGGCGTFSDGTLNLRPDIGGDLAALTGDQTEAWELVDRVDKVFLKFGAPREALLTEGPEIEELKRRAASVGARFIEIKQRHIGSDNAPAVIGRFKKDLVDKGVDFLIETEVQGLLVEGGACKGVILSGGRVIRARYVVLSPGRRGCNWVSDMIEKHDIEARYGGIDIGVRVEVPAIIMDPVTKINRDPKFHIQSRRYDDFVRTFCTNRRGFVVKEEYEDFIATNGHSMANTESENTNFAFLVHIELTEPMENTTKYARSIAKLATTIGGGKPVLQRMADLRRGRRSTKERLAKNLVINTLKDVTPGDISMALPHRIVMDIIEGLETLNEIIPGVASDSTLLYAPEVKFYAMHLKVDRQMETSIKNLFAAGDGAGLSRDIVNAAATGIMAAEGVMKKIKEELKRVEGDVKTIDEG